The genomic region CGGAGGTTCAAATCCTCTCGCCCCGACCAGTATGTTCAAGGGGTCAGCCTTAAGAGGCTGGCCCCTTTGTGTTTGTTGATAAACCTGCAATGGGAAAAGGTCCCACTCTTTAATTGCATTGTATATTTTATTTTTTTATGCCCACAGCATTGACTTTGCAAGTAAGTCGGCTATAGTAGACAATGAAAGAGAAGCTCTTGATTGTAGGTGCTTTTTCGGTTTTGATGTTGTTGGAACAGCATAAAGCCAAACCTATCGTGAGATAGGGACGGAAAGCCACGGGTTTCAGCTGAAACAGCCGGGTTGCCTTGAATGAGGTAGCCCGGTTTTTTTGTTGATAGAAAAATCAGGAGTTTCATGTTGATTTGGAGCTCCCGGGATGAAGTTCAGGCAGCCATCAAGAGGTGAAAAGGAGAACCCCATGGCCAGCAAGAGAATCTCTGAAAACCCTAAAAAAACAAGGTCCAATAGTGGTCTTCCGTTTTCATGGCATAGGCCGTTTATGGCGAAAAAAATTGTTTTTGCCTTCAGGGTTTTTTGCTTCAGAGAGCTGTTTTTTTTGGCAGCCATTGCATGCTGCCTGCCGTCGGCAATGGCTGCCGGTCCATGGATTCAGGATGGTAATACCATGACCTGCACCGGTGAGCAGCTAAATGGCATTGAGATTCACGATAACAGTCTGACGACGCTGAACGTCTTGGATCTTGATCCCAATCTCATCCAACCTGGTGGCCATGGGGTAAACGGTATTGCTTTCAAAAACAACGCGGGCGGTAATATCACCATCAACAGCGGTGAATCCCAGTCTTCTGTGGTCATCACCACGGTCACCGATCAGGCGTCCGGCATTGTTGCCGAGAGCAAGGGCAGCCCGCCACCGGCGCCCAACGATCCGTTATTGAATATTCCTATTCCCGGAACACCGGAGGTGTCCGGCGGGGTGGTCGGAGTGCTGAGCTTCAGCGAGATCACCACCAGTGGCAGCCATGCCCATGGGATAGCGGCCTACAGCAACACCACCGGCTACGGTGGTTCGGTGATCAGTTCGCTGGAAAACTTTTCCGATGCCGGGATTGTTTTCCAGGTAGTGTCAGTCAAAAATCCGGATGGATCGGAAGCGGGTGACTGGAATCAGGTGCAGGGGCGCATCCTGGAACTGGATGCTGATAACCTGTTTGTCGGCTACGGCGATGAAGCAGGGACCTTTACTTTGGCTGTGGATGGCAGTTGTGCTTTTAATCCCGGGACAGCATTTGATGATCTGGCGTTGGGTGAGTCTCGGACTGTTTCGGTGAGTTACGCCCTTGATGGCTATCGGGGTGGGGATCTGAAGCGTGAGGATATCAACGCGGAACTGTTTGCCACGGTGACCAGGACCGAGAGCGGTCTCGAAACAGTAACCCATGCCTACTTTGATGACTATGGCGAAAGCTCAAGGCCGCACGATGAGCAGCTGGTGCTGCCCGACCTTTATAGCTACGTGGGAGGCTTGATCGGCATTGCCAGCGAGGCTGGTGGGGCCGGCAACAGTGTTTCCGTGATCAATCAGGGAAGCATCGCCACCAGTGGTGCCGCTTCCCATGGCATCTTTGCCGAAAGCAGGGGCAACTCAGGTGGCGGCGGCAGAAACGGCGGCGGTTTCTGGAGCTTTGGCTCACGCAGACCGACGGCGGGGGGTGACGGTTCAGATGGCGGCAATGTTTCAGTAATCGTTGAAGGGATGATCTCGACCACCTATGAGACCAGTTTGGACAAGCCCGAGGATGCCGGCTACGGGGTGCTCGCAATCAGCCGGGGCGGCAATGGCGGCCGGGGTGGCAATGGCGGTACCTACTATGACGGCCGGCGGGGCGGCACCGGCGGTGACGGTGGTCTGGTGGAAGTTTTTGGCAGCGGCACGATTTCTACCCTAGGCAACTACGCTTCCGGCATCATGGCGGTCAGTCAGGGCGGTTTTGGCGGCAATGGTGGTGACGGCGGCTTTGTTACCGATGGCAGCCATGGCGGTTTTGGGGGCATGGGTGGGACAGTGGATGTCGATGGGAACTGGGATATTACGACTGAAGGGGAAAAGGCCCATGGGATCTGGGCAAAAAGTATCGGCGGCAATGCCGGCATGGGCGGCAGCGGTGGTTGGCTAGCCGGTCAGCCGGCCCCCGGAGGACAGGCAACCGACGGCGGTACTGTGAGCCTTTTCAGCGGCGGTATCATAGAAACATTTGGCAATGATGCGTTTGGTCTCTACGGCCAGAGTGTTGGTGGTTTCGGTGGCCAGGGCGGTAGCGGCGGCAGCATCTTCTATTCCTCCGGTGGCGATGGCGCCAGTGCCGGCAGCGGTGGAATGGTCACGGTCGTCAACACCGCTGACGGTATTGTTAGTACCCATGGAGCCCGAGCCCACGCGGTCTATGCCCAGAGTGTGGGCGGCGGCGGTGGCAGCGGCGGCGGTGCCGGCGCAATTGTTGGGGTTGGCGGCACCGGGGCGGCCGGCGGGCATGGTGGTGATGTGGATGTTGGTAATGATGGCCAGATTTTGACCTTTGGTGAAAACTCACGGGGCATCTATGCCCAGAGCATCGGCGGCGGCGGCGGCGACGGCGGTGATTCCGGCGGCCTGGTGGCTATTGGCGGGGCCGGCAGCGGCACCAGTGACGGTGGCCGGGTCACGGTTGTCAACACCGGAACCATTGCAACCGAGGGCGCGCAGTCGATTGCCATTTTTGCTGAAAGCATCGGCGGCGGCGGTGGTGACGGCGGTTCCAGCTCAGGTCTGGTGTCCATTGGCGGTGACGGTGGCGGTGGCGGTGACGCCGATAATGTTGTCGTTGATAACAGTGGCCAGCTTAAGACATTGCTGGAGGATTCCAGCGGTATATTTGCTCAAAGTGTTGGTGGCGGCGGTGGTAACGGCGGTGGTTCCTACAGCAGCGGCGGGTCGGTCAGCGTTGCTATTGGCGGCAATGGGGCCGAAGGGGGTGATGCCGGTGAACTGGTGGCGGTGACCAGCAGCGGTTCCATTGAGACAGCCGGGGAGCGTTCCCATGGTATTTTTGCCCAGAGTGTGGGCGGCGGTGGCGGCAATGGCGGTTATGCCATCAGCATGTCCCAGGGTAGCGGTTTGTCGCTGAGCGTTGCTCTGGGCGGCAATGGCGGTCTGGGGGGTGCCGGCAACGCGGTGGTCATCGACAGTGAGAGTTTGATTGTTACCGAAGGATCGGATGCCCACGGTATTTTTGCCCAGAGTGTGGGCGGTGGCGGCGGTTCCGGTGGTTTTAGTGTTGCCCTGGCAACCGGCGGTTTTGCCGGCTCTTTGGCCATGGGCGGTCAGGGAGAGGCCGGTGGTGATGCTGGCGAGGTGACGGTTGACAGCAGCGGGATGATCGATACTTCAGGCAACCATGCCTACGGCATCTTGGCGCAGAGCGTCGGTGGCGGCGGTGGTGATGGTGGTTTCAGCATTGCTGGGGCTGCCGGCGGTGGTGCGGTAAGTCTTGGTTTTGGCGGCAGCGGCAGCGGTGGTGGTGACGGCAGTATGGTGCTGCTCACCAGTGGCAGCAGTATTACGACCCGGGGGACGGATGCCCATGCCATGGTAGTGCAGAGTGTGGGTGGTGGTGGCGGTTCGGGTGGTTTCAGTGGTGCCGGCGCTGTGGGTGGTGTGGGTGCCGGGTTGAGCTTTGGCGGTTCCGGTGGCGGCGGTGGCGAAGGTGGCCAAGTCAGTCTCAGCAGCCTTGGTGAAACCATGGTAACCTTTGGTGATCATAGCTATGGGATGCTGGCGCAGAGTGTGGGCGGCGGCGGTGGTGATGGCGGTTTCAGCATCGGCCTTGGGGCCGGCAAGTTTTCCGGTGCCTTCAGTATGGGTGGCAGCGGTGCCGGTGGCGGCAGCGGCCACGAGGTGAACCTCTATAGTGAAAGTGCTGTTATCACTGAAGGCGATGACGCCCATGGGATTGTCGCCCAGAGTGTGGGCGGTGGCGGTGGTTCCGGTGGTTTCAGTATTGCGGTTGCTCTGAGCCTCGAAGGAGGGATTGCTGCGAGCCTGGGTGGCTCCGGAGGCGGCGGTGGTGATGGGGGTGCCGTATTTGTTGGCGGTGATCCTGCTGCCGGCCAGCAGGAGGCTATCCACGGTGATATTGCGACGTTTGGTGATCATGCCTATGGCATTCTGGCGCAGAGCGTGGGCGGCGGCGGCGGTGACGGGGGTTTCAGCATTGCCGGGGCCTTGAGTCTGTCCGGCCCGACGGCCGCTTTCAGCCTGGGTGGCAGTGGCAATGGCGGTGGTTTTGGCAGTAATGTTGAACTTTACAGTATGAATACTATTACTACCGTAGGCACCGATGCTCACGGGGTCGTTGTTCAGAGTGTGGGTGGTGGCGGTGGTTCCGGAGGATTCAGTGTTGCCGGCGGAGCTTCGGCGGGCAGTGTCGGCATTGGTGCCAGTATTGGCGGCAGTGGCGCCGGCGGCGGTGGTGCCGGTATTGTTACCGCCGACCTGCAGGGTGATATTGCGACGTTTGGCGACCACGCCTATGGCATTCTGGCGCAGAGTGTGGGCGGCGGCGGTGGTGACGGTGGTTTCAGTATTGCCGGGGCAATCAGTAAAGGCCCGGCGGTCACCTTCAGCCTTGGTGGCGGTGGCGGTGCGGGTGGTAGCGGCGAATTGGTCGATGTCAGCAGCACCGGCGATATTTATACCGATGGTGTCGATTCTTACGGACTTTTTGCCCAGAGTGTGGGTGGTGGCGGTGGTTCCGGTGGTTTCAGTATTGCCGGCAGTTTTGCTGCTGACAGTGGCGGCCTCAGTGCCAGTCTGGGCGGTTTTGGCGACCAGGGTGGTGACGCCGGTGAGGTGATTGTTGACCAGCGCGGCATGATTACGACCCGCAGCGATGGATCTCACGGCCTAGTGGCCCAGAGCGTCGGCGGGGGTGGTGGCGCCGGCGGTTTTTCCGGTGCCATTACCGGTGCCTTTGGCGATGGTGCCAGTGTTGCCCTGAGTGTCGGTGGTTTTGGTGGTGAGGGCGGTGATGGCAACCTGGTAGATGTCGATAATAGTGGTCCTGTTTCTACTCTCGGTGCCGGTGCCTACGGTATTCTGGCTCAGAGCGTCGGCGGCGGCGGTGGTGACGGCGGCGACAGCGTCAGCGTCGCCATTGGCAAGGAAGATAAGCAGGTCAATCTGTCGGTTGCCGTTGGTGGCTTTGGCGGTCCTGGCGGTACCGGTGGCAGCGTTGAACTTGACAATCAAGGACTGGTGCAGACCGCCGGCAGCAAAGCCCATGGCATCTATGCTCAGAGCGTCGGTGGCGGCGGTGGTAATGGCGGTTTCAGTGCCACCGGTTCTCTCAGTGCCGGTACCAGCAGCAAACAATTGGCGGTTGCTATTGGCGGTTTTGGTGGACCCGGCAGCAACAGCGGATCGGTGACCGTCGCCAACAGCGGCGATATTATGATTAGTGGTGAGCAATCAGCCGGCATCTATGCTCAGAGCGTTGGTGGCGGTGGTGGCGACGGCGGCTTCAGTTTTGCCGGTTCCTTTGCCGGCCCGGAGGCGAAAAATCTTTCGGTGGCGGTCGGCGGCTTCGGCGGCGATGGTGGTTACGCCGGTGCGGTGGTGGTGAACAACAGCGGAATCATCGATACGATTGAAGATTTTTCCCATGGCATTCAGGCCCAGAGCATTGGTGGCGGCGGTGGCAATGGGGGGACGAGTGTTGCTCTAGACTTTGGTGTTTCAACCAAGAGCGGCGCTAATCATAATGTTGCCGTTTCGGTGGGTGGCAGCGGTGGTGATGGCAATACTGCCGGTACGGTGGAAGTGGTCAACAGCAACATGATTACTACACGGGGTATTGCCTCCCATGGTATTCAGGCCCAGAGCCTCGGCGGTGGTGGTGGCAACGGTGGCTACAGCCTGGCCGGGACGATTAGTTTTGAGAAAAAAACCGGTGATGATGAAGCCAAACAGCCGGTTAATGTCAGCATGGCGATTGGCGGCGGCGGCGGAGACGGCAATGATGGCGGTTCGGTGGACGTCGAAAACAGCGGTGTCATTGATACCTCCGCCGATGGTTCCCATGGTATTTTTGCCCAGAGCATCGGCGGCGGCGGTGGTACCGGCGGCTGTTCGCGGGCACTGACCCTGGATGTCAACCCTGAAGACTGGATCCCGACGTTTGAAAAAGAAGATTTCAATGACTTTTGCTCCGATTTGTTCAGCACCTGGAATCTGGCGGTCGGCGGTGCCGGTGGTGGCGCCAGTGACGGCGGGCTGGTGACGATTACCAACCAGAATGTCATTATTACCCGAGGTGCCGACGCCCATGGTATTTTTGTCCAGAGCATCGGCGGCGGTGGTGGGGCAGGGGGCGATGCTGCCCATGGTATTCCTTTTGTCCCCACTTGGCTTGAACCTTTTCTTGAACTGACGCCGCTAAAAGGCCTGGAGGATATGCAGATCGTGGTCGGTGGTTCTGGCGGCAGCAGCGGCAATGGCAAAAAGGTCAGTATTAGCAATGAAAGTGATGTTGCAACCTTCGGTGATGGTTCCTGTGGCATTTTTGTCCAGAGCATCGGCGGTGGTGGTGGGGTTGGCGGCAGTGGTGCCCAGGGTCTGGTGGGCAATATCGGTATAGGTGGCGCCGCCGGGGCTGCCGGCAATGGTGGTGAGGTGGCGGTTAGCCATGATGGCCGGATCGAAACCGCTGGCGCGGCCGCCTACGGCATCTTTGCCCAGAGTGTGGGGGGTGGCGGTGGGATGGCTGGCAATGTTGATCGGGGGTTGTTTGATCTTGGGATTGGCTATTCATTTGCCCAATCCGGTGGTGGTGGCGGTGACGGTGGTCGGGTTGAGGTTGTCAGCCGCGGTGATATTGTCACCAAAGGTGAGGGTGCCAACGGCATTGTTGCCCAGAGTGTGGGCGGTGGCGGTGGAATCGCCGGTGATACGGGCCTGGGCATCGGTTTTGCCGGCAGTGTCGGCGGTGATGGCTCAGGGGGCGTGGTCAAGGTCACCCATGAGGGAACCATTAGCACCAGTGGTGCTCATTCCCACGGTATTGTCGCCCAGAGTGCCGGTGGCAATGATGTTGGTGGTGCCGTTACCATAACCCTTGCCGGTGATATTACGGTTATAGGTGATGGTTCCGATGCTCTTGTTGCCCAGAGCCGCGGGGATCAGGGCGGCGGGATGATTACCGTACAGATCAGCAGCGGCACCGTGCAGGGAGGTGGAGGTTCTGCTGCCGGAATACGGATTATTGACGGCAATGATAACCTGCTTACCAACGAAGGGACGCTTCTAGCTTTGAGCGGGAGTGCAATTATTGCCGGAGATTGCAACGATACCGTCAGCAATGGTGGCACGATTATCGGTTCGGTTGATTTGGGTCTGGGCTCTAATGCGTTCAACAATCGAGCCGGCGGCCGTTTTGAAGCCGGGCCAATGATTACGATTGGTGCCGGCAATCAATTGTTAAATGCCGGGGTGTTATCTCCGGGAGGTAAGGAAACTTTTCAAACCACGGTGTTTTCTGGTAACCTGGTGCAAGCGGATACGGGGGTTGTAGAGGCCAATATTTCCGGTTCCGGTGTCCATGACCAACTGCTGGTTGATGGTGCCGTTTCGCTTGCTGGAACCTTGTCGGTGATCAGGGGGCAAGGCCCCTATTTTGATGGAACCTCTTACGAGCTTATCAGAGTGGATGATCCCGGCTCCATGACCGGGAGTTTTGGTACCTATGACCTGCCTGAAGCCAAACCGCTGCTCAGCTTTCAGGTCAATGAATTGCCTGAGGCCGTGCAGTTGGAGACCCATGCCCCTAGCTTTACAACGGTGGCCGAAAATCCGATGGAGCTGTCCCTGGGCAAGTGTTTTGATGATACCCTGCTGTCAGCCGACGGTGATTGGTCAACCATTCTTGCTGAGTTTCAGCTGCTGTCGGCTGATGACTTTGCCGAAGCCTTCCTGTCCATCAGTCCAGCCGCCTACGGCAATGCCACCAGCGTGACCGAAACTGTTGCTCAGGAATATCTCCGTGCCTTGGAAAAGCGGCTTGGCGGCCTGCGGATGACCAACAACGGCCTTCGTGCCCAAACTGATAATGAACCACTGCTGCTGGCCTATAACGGTTCGGACGCGGGCATCGGCCAACTGTTAAACAGAGGCTTGGAGCCGGAAAACCCGCAGTACGGACTGTGGCTTGACGGATTCGGACGCTGGGGAGATGAGGATGGCAGCAATGGTTTTCACGGTTTTGATTACCGGGTGGCCGGCATCTTGGGAGGTTTTGATTATCTGTTGACGGATCAGCTTACGGTTGGCGTAAGCCTGGGGTATTCCCGTACCGATGTAGATCTTGACGGCAGCCTGGGAGACAGCGATATCAACAGTACCTTCGGTTCCCTGTATGGTAGTTATGTCCAAGGCAGCACCTACCTCGATGCGGCCTTGTCCTATGGCAGACAGCATTATAAAAACAGTCGGCTTGCGGTTGTCGGCCCGCTGCTGCGCATTGCCCGGAGCCATCACGATGGTGATCTCTATGGAGCTTTTGTTGAAGGGGGCTATGTGCACCGGCTTGATGGATGGGCTTTAAGTCCTTTTGTCTCCTTGCAGTATGCCGTTCTGAATGAAGATGGTTTTTCTGAAACCGGCGCTGACAGCTTAAACTTGACCATTGGTGATCGGTCTGCCGACTCCCTTTCTTCAGAGTTGGGGGTCAGGGTTGCCCGGGTCATCGAGCGGCCGGAAGGACAATGGATTCCTGAACTTTCCCTCTCATGGCTGCATGATTTTGATCTTGATGATCAGATGATCAGCGCTGCTTTTGCCGGTGCGCCGGCCAGTGAATTTACCATTGAAGGTCAGGATCTGCAAAAGGACAGTGCTATGATTGGTGGGGCTGTCTCTCTGGTTCGCAACGGTGGTTGTTCACTGTCCTTACGGTACAGTGGTGAGTTTCGTGGCAGTTATAAGGCACATGGGTTGGTGGCAAAAATCCGTTACAAATTCTGATGTCGGATCATCCATCTGCCATTTCCTGCCAGGCCTTTTCAGTCACCGGCTGGTGGTACAAGAGTGAGCAAAGATCTGTGCGTTGTAGTTTCTCACAGCTTCATGCAGCTTGTATTGCCCGATCAGGGTTGTAAGTTGGCAGCAGAAAAAAACAAGAGATATGATTGACGGGCAGGGGATTTCCTGCCCGTTTTACTTGCGGGAAATGGCCCAAAGCTTTCTGCCGTTGTGGGAATTGGCGTTTGACAAATACCCTCTGGCACCGTATCTTTTCTGTAGAGGTGAATTGCTGTTAGCCTCTTTTAGTATTATCCTTTCAGCCTTTTGCCGGGAGAAGGGGATGTCTGATCAGGCCGGACTGTCAGCTGCTGTCCACGGTAGATATGCACATGAGGTGGTGTTTGCCGCCGCCGGGCTGACAAAAGTCTACCAGATGGGCGAAGTCCAGGTTCATGCCCTGCGCGGGGTTGATCTGACTCTCTATGCCGGTGAACTGGTGGTGTTGCTGGGGCCTTCCGGCAGCGGTAAATCCACTTTGTTAAACATCATCGGTGGCTTGGATGTTCCCAGCAGCGGTACCTTGCGCTATCAGGGCCAGGAGTTGATTGGTGCGTCCGACCGGGAGCTGACCGATTTCCGACGCCATCATATCGGTTTTGTCTTCCAGTTTTACAACCTGATCCCCAGCCTCACCGCCCGGGAGAATATTGCGGTGGTTACCGAAATCTCGCCGGCGCCGATGGCGCCGGCGGCAGCACTGGAGCTGGTCGGTCTTGGGGACCGACTGGATCATTTCCCGGCCCAGCTTTCCGGCGGCGAACAGCAGCGGGTGGCCATCGCCCGGGCGATCGCCAAAAATCCTTCTGTGCTCCTTTGCGATGAGCCCACCGGGGCCCTTGATTCCACCACCGGTATTGTGGTGCTGGAAGCGCTGGCCCGTATCAATCAGGAATTGGGCACCACCACGGTGCTGATCACCCACAATGCCGTTATTGCGGAGATGGCTGACCGGGTAATCCGTTTGGCGGATGGTATTATTGTCGGGGTCAACTATCCGGAGCGCAAGAAAAGTCCCAAAGAATTGAACTGGTGATCAAGGCAAGGTGTTCATGAACTCTCTGGATCGCAAACGATGGCGTGACTTCTGGCATCTTCGCGGCCAGGTGGTTGCCATTACCCTGGTGGTTGCCAGCGGGGTGGCCATCGCTATCATGTCCCTTTCCACCCTCTACTCGCTTCGCCAAACCCGATCGCTCTATTATCAGCAAAATCGTTTTGCCGAGGTGTTTGCCGAGCTCAAAAGGGCGCCGGAGTCCCTGCGCCGTCGTTTGGCAGCAATTCCCGGCATGGGTATAGTTGAAACGCGGGTGGTGGCGGCTGCCAGCCTGAGAATTGCCGGTTGTGATGAACCGGTTACCGGCCAGCTGATTGCCATTCCCGAACAGCGTGATGTCTGGCTTAACCGGCTGACGGTGCGGCATGGCCGGCTGGTGGAGCCTGATCGGGATGATGAGGTGGTGATCAGTGAGTCGTTTGCTCGCGCCCACCGCTTTTCTCCGGGGGATACCCTGACGGTGATTATCAACGGTCGGCAGCAAAACCTGGAGATTGTCGGCATTGCCCTGTCGCCCGAATTTGTCTACGAGGCGAAACCCGGTTCTTTGCTGCCCGATTACAAACGTTTCGGCATTCTTTGGCTCGGACGGAAAGCCTTGGAAAATGCCTATGATATGGAGGGGGCGTTCAATAATGTGGTGGCCACCCTGGGGTCGGGGGCGGTCATTGGCAGTGTGGTTGACCGGCTGGATCAGTTGCTGGAACCCTACGGTGGCCAGGGGGCGTACGGGCGCGCTGAGCAGTTGTCGCACCGCTATCTCAGCGAGGAATTTCGCCAGCTGGAACAGATGGCCACCATCTATCCGACTATTTTCCTCGGGGTGGCGGCTTTCCTGCTCCATGTGGTGATTTCCCGGCTGGTTCACACCGAACGACAGCAGATTGCCATTCTGAAAGCGTTCGGCTATCAGAACGGGGTTATTGGGCTGCACTATTTCAGACTGGTGATGATGATCGTCCTGGTGGGGGTTGCCTGCGGTGTTGCCGTCGGTGTGTGGCTCGGGCGGCATTTGAGCGAACTCTATATGGAGTATTACCGCTTTCCCTTCCTCTCCTATACGGTGAGTCCAGGTGTTGTGGCCGCGGTGGCGGCGGTGACGGTACTGGCTGCGGCCCTGGGGACCGTCTGGTCAGTGAGTGGCGCTGTCCGATTGCCGCCGGCGGTTGCCATGCGCCCGGCACCGCCGGCAGTCTATCGGCCAAGCTGGCTTGAACGTCTGGGGCTGCAGCGTTTTTTCTCCCAGCCGGCCAGGATGGTTATCCGCCATCTCGAACGCCAGCCCCTGAGAAGCGGACTTACCATTATCGGGATTGCCATGGCCGGGGCTATCCTCATGGTCGGCAGCATTTTTCAGAATTCCATCGAATATCTGGTTGATGTTCATTTCGGTCTGGCCCACCGGGAAGATCTGACGGTTGCCTTTGTTGAACCGACGGCCAGCCGGTCCCTCTATGAACTGCAGCGTTATCCCGGCGTCATTTGGGGGGAAGTCTATCGCACCGTGCCGGTGCGTTTGCGCAGCCGGCACCGCCAGTACCGTACCGCAGTGATGGGGGTTCGGCCGGAGAATGAACTGCATCGCTTGCTTGACCGCGACCTGCAGCCGTTCCAGCCGTCGCCGGCCGGCATCATGCTTACCGACCAGCTGGGCAGCATCCTCCAGGTCAAGGAGGGCGACCGGCTGACGGTGGAAGCCTTGGAGGGGCGTCGTCCGGTGCGGGAGTTGACCGTCGCCGGGCTGGTGAAGGAATATGTGGGGGTTTCAGCATATATGGAGCTGGCTGCTTTGAACCGCTTTATGGCGGAGGGAGAGCTGGTCTCCGGGGTCTATCTGCGGGTTGATGAGGACCGGTTACCGGCAGTCTATGCGGCGTTGAACACCATGCCCCGGGTAGCAGGGACGGTGGTTCAACGGCATGCGGTGGAAAGCTTCTATGAAACCATGGCTGAACAGGTGCTGATTTTCACCTTTTTTGTGACCATGTTTGCCGGTATTATCGCTTTCGGCGTGGTCTACAACAGTGCCCGGATTTCCCTGGCCGAGCGGGGACGGGAGCTGGCCAGCCTACGGGTTCTGGGTTTCAGCCGGCGGGAAATTTCCGCCATACTCCTGGGGGAGCTGGCGATCCTGACTCTGGCGGCGATTCCCCTTGGCTTTCTGGCAGGGTATGGTTTATGCTTCTACATCATTTCATATCTGCAGACCGATTTGTATAGGATTCCCCTGGTGATTGATGGTTCTACCTATGCCTTTTCAGCCGTCATGGTTTTGCTGGCCGCCGGCATTTCAGGAT from Candidatus Anaeroferrophillus wilburensis harbors:
- a CDS encoding FtsX-like permease family protein codes for the protein MNSLDRKRWRDFWHLRGQVVAITLVVASGVAIAIMSLSTLYSLRQTRSLYYQQNRFAEVFAELKRAPESLRRRLAAIPGMGIVETRVVAAASLRIAGCDEPVTGQLIAIPEQRDVWLNRLTVRHGRLVEPDRDDEVVISESFARAHRFSPGDTLTVIINGRQQNLEIVGIALSPEFVYEAKPGSLLPDYKRFGILWLGRKALENAYDMEGAFNNVVATLGSGAVIGSVVDRLDQLLEPYGGQGAYGRAEQLSHRYLSEEFRQLEQMATIYPTIFLGVAAFLLHVVISRLVHTERQQIAILKAFGYQNGVIGLHYFRLVMMIVLVGVACGVAVGVWLGRHLSELYMEYYRFPFLSYTVSPGVVAAVAAVTVLAAALGTVWSVSGAVRLPPAVAMRPAPPAVYRPSWLERLGLQRFFSQPARMVIRHLERQPLRSGLTIIGIAMAGAILMVGSIFQNSIEYLVDVHFGLAHREDLTVAFVEPTASRSLYELQRYPGVIWGEVYRTVPVRLRSRHRQYRTAVMGVRPENELHRLLDRDLQPFQPSPAGIMLTDQLGSILQVKEGDRLTVEALEGRRPVRELTVAGLVKEYVGVSAYMELAALNRFMAEGELVSGVYLRVDEDRLPAVYAALNTMPRVAGTVVQRHAVESFYETMAEQVLIFTFFVTMFAGIIAFGVVYNSARISLAERGRELASLRVLGFSRREISAILLGELAILTLAAIPLGFLAGYGLCFYIISYLQTDLYRIPLVIDGSTYAFSAVMVLLAAGISGLLVRRRLDHLDLIAVLKTRE